A section of the Citrus sinensis cultivar Valencia sweet orange chromosome 8, DVS_A1.0, whole genome shotgun sequence genome encodes:
- the LOC127899064 gene encoding chalcone synthase-like, protein MTTVKSNQGPTATILAIGTSTPPNCFYQADYPDFYFRVTNSDHKTELKEKFKRICERQSIKKRYFHLTEEILKENPNMCCYEAPSLDARQAMLIDEVPKLGKEAALKAIKEWGQPVSKITHLIFSAFYGVDMPGADVRLMRLLGLKPSVNRLMIYTQGCYMGGTVIRLAKDIAENNPGARVLVVCSDIRVLDFHEPSETHLDVLVVQAVFGDGAGAAIIGADSDISNHERPLFQILSCTQTTVPDTENYISGQLKEMGTGTYCHLSRDVPVAIGNYVDKCLSNAMSPIGISDWNSLFYVVHPGGDGLLDQVEKTLGLRKEKLWASRYVLREYGNMGAPSVFFILDEVRKKSIEEMKATTGEGLECGVLFGFGPGLTVETVVLQSVSTNFTNY, encoded by the exons ATGACGACAGTGAAAAGTAATCAAGGACCAACAGCAACGATACTGGCCATTGGCACATCAACTCCTCCTAACTGTTTCTACCAAGCTGATTATCCTGATTTCTACTTTCGAGTCACCAATAGCGACCACAAGACCGAGCTGAAAGAGAAATTCAAGCGCATAT GCGAGAGACAATCTATTAAAAAACGATACTTTCATCTTACTGAAGAGattctaaaagaaaatccgAATATGTGCTGCTACGAGGCCCCGTCTTTGGATGCTCGACAAGCTATGCTGATTGATGAGGTACCAAAGCTTGGGAAGGAAGCCGCACTGAAGGCCATCAAAGAGTGGGGACAGCCCGTCTCAAAGATCACTCACCTTATATTTAGTGCCTTCTATGGCGTTGACATGCCTGGTGCGGACGTCCGTCTGATGAGGCTTCTCGGCCTCAAACCGTCCGTTAACAGGCTCATGATTTATACCCAAGGCTGTTACATGGGCGGGACAGTCATCCGCCTTGCCAAGGATATTGCAGAGAACAATCCTGGAGCTCGTGTTCTTGTAGTATGTTCTGATATCAGGGTTTTGGACTTTCATGAACCATCCGAAACCCACTTGGACGTCTTGGTTGTGCAAGCGGTTTTCGGTGATGGAGCTGGCGCTGCAATTATTGGTGCAGATTCTGATATCTCCAATCACGAACGTCCACTATTCCAGATCTTGTCTTGCACACAGACGACTGTCCCTGACACTGAAAATTATATCTCGGGCCAATTGAAAGAAATGGGCAC GGGCACGTATTGTCATTTATCAAGAGACGTGCCTGTGGCAATTGGGAATTATGTAGACAAGTGTTTATCAAATGCAATGAGTCCGATTGGAATTAGTGATTGGAACTCGTTGTTTTACGTTGTCCACCCAGGCGGTGATGGCCTTCTAGACCAAGTTGAAAAAACCCTCGGACTGCGAAAGGAAAAACTTTGGGCAAGTCGGTATGTGCTGAGGGAGTATGGAAATATGGGGGCGCCGTCAGTGTTCTTCATTCTTGATGAGGTGAGGAAGAAGAGTATCGAGGAAATGAAAGCCACGACGGGTGAGGGATTGGAGTGCGGTGTTTTGTTTGGATTCGGACCAGGGCTGACGGTGGAAACTGTTGTGTTGCAGAGTGTCTCTACAAATTTCACCAACTACTGA
- the LOC102609425 gene encoding B3 domain-containing protein At2g32645-like has product MAQELNGEAANGESFERFLREAGEEAKGDEILKFFLQSWRLVRDLVGKRVAEVATLMETEERVVNVEMLYMPESLKNRIIQEENGKDVVLVMSKKIGKTDLNKNDNRLLIPWGNLRDYSFLNQEEKSILDSQKGAKKGIEVSVIPPSLESNVKLKLKKWKTGYCLTEKWHSLVVNNQENGLEMGVTVNLWSFRNNSSELCFALQKC; this is encoded by the coding sequence atggcgcAAGAGTTGAATGGAGAAGCTGCGAATGGTGAGTCTTTTGAAAGATTCTTGAGAGAGGCCGGGGAAGAAGCGAAAGGTGATgaaatcttgaaattttttttacaatcgTGGAGACTTGTGCGAGATCTTGTTGGAAAGCGGGTGGCAGAAGTTGCAACTTTAATGGAAACTGAAGAAAGGGTAGTCAATGTTGAAATGCTTTATATGCCAGAATCTTTAAAGAATCGCATCATCCAAGAGGAGAATGGTAAAGATGTTGTGTTGGTGATGAGCAAGAAAATCGGAAAGACTGATTTAAACAAGAATGACAATCGGCTATTGATACCATGGGGAAATCTAAGAGATTATAGTTTTCTCAATCAAGAGGAGAAGAGCATTCTTGACTCACAGAAAGGTGCAAAGAAAGGCATAGAGGTCTCGGTGATTCCTCCTTCTCTTGAATCCAATGTTAAACTGAAGTTAAAGAAGTGGAAGACTGGTTATTGTCTCACGGAAAAATGGCATTCATTGGTTGTGAATAATCAAGAAAATGGACTGGAAATGGGTGTGACTGTGAATCTATGGAGCTTCAGGAACAACTCTTCTGAGTTGTGTTTTGCTTTGCAGAAATGTTGA